The following are encoded together in the Humulus lupulus chromosome 5, drHumLupu1.1, whole genome shotgun sequence genome:
- the LOC133779683 gene encoding uncharacterized protein LOC133779683, with the protein MKGPKILDFMEKKLPNWDFYTSLVIEGRILIVWRKVFVKLTIIEESPQYVHCLVSMVGQQHRFYVTFVYGFNTIEGRRTLWEGLLRLSLVNEAWIILGDFNAPFSGMDRAGGNPISGVELVDSVRWLEVAHLVPLKSLGSFFTWTNNQSGSARIYSKIDHVFINETWFDHFPHATAVFKWEVISDHCSCIINCQSKVSLGTKLFRFYNFWADHPQFLEVVRFSWSLPVKATGLRALFLKSLRLKHALKKFNHNTFGDIGLKYDLAKENYQAAQLKAQAFPSEFGFQQDVKEAAEAYIVQEKMFYSFLSQRSKVDWLQKGDMNTAFFFAFLNVNMHETSLSLIPKVANPSRAIDYRPIACCTTLYKCIAKLICSRLALVLPAIVQSNQGAFIRGRSIAHNIMIFQDLIKNYGRAVTSPRCAIKIDLSKAYDTVDWQFLEDLLNALCFPMKFIGWIMKCLRNTSYSLLMNGRVQGKFKGKKGLRQGDPMSPLLFVLIMEYLTRRLQLAALDPSFRFHPMCKILKLINLCFADDLILFCKGTHSAVFTLKVALGDFSSATGLTINSAKSQIFFGGVSSIVRTFISQEMNLMVGSFPLKYLGVPMRPTKWRHEDCDIILQKIILRLNSWSSRHLSYAGHMQLIHSVLFGLRNYWMSIFVLPQSVVKEIEKLCRSFLWGSAGLRSKPHLASWKKVCLPKAYGGLGFRDGALWNRAILAKYIWALSEQPEILWVKWVNSIYLKGLSFWSYTVKSDCSWYWRKLCRIRENFGLSEIQAAGRVGKFQPSKLYNSALNQQIVSYCSAVWCKLTLPKHRFMLWQVINEQLLTRDNLLKLHILVPVHLCPVCGCFPESHHHLFFSCCLSKQVLQLLFIWFGFSAWPSDYTSWSAWLGRPRRGLMAAILNLVVAATVYSIWRNRNRSLFDDYSLSANCLINEIKCVVKYRIYLVNFRNFSVPEQSFLRHLTCN; encoded by the coding sequence ATGAAGGGTCCTAAAATTTTGGATTTTATGGAGAAAAAATTGCCTAACTGGGATTTTTATACTAGTTTGGTTATAGAGGGTAGAATTTTGATTGTGTGGAGGAAGGTTTTTGTTAAGCTTACAATAATTGAGGAGTCTCCTCAATATGTTCACTGCTTGGTTTCGATGGTTGGTCAGCAGCACAGATTCTATGTCACCTTTGTCTATGGCTTCAATACTATAGAAGGTAGAAGGACTTTATGGGAAGGGTTACTTAGACTTTCTCTTGTGAATGAAGCTTGGATTATTTTAGGGGATTTTAATGCCCCTTTTTCTGGTATGGATAGAGCTGGAGGAAATCCTATTTCTGGTGTTGAACTGGTGGATTCAGTTCGTTGGCTTGAGGTGGCTCATTTGGTTCCTTTAAAAAGTTTAGGTTCGTTTTTCACCTGGACTAATAATCAAAGTGGTTCAGCTCGCATTTATTCCAAAATTGATCATGTTTTCATTAATGAGACTTGGTTTGATCATTTTCCTCATGCTACTGCTGTCTTTAAATGGGAAGTTATTTCCGATCACTGCTCTTGTATTATCAATTGTCAGTCTAAGGTGAGTTTGGGTACAAAGTTATTCAGGTTTTATAACTTTTGGGCTGATCATCCTCAGTTCCTGGAAGTGGTGCGGTTCAGCTGGAGTTTACCTGTTAAAGCTACTGGTTTACGGGCTCTGTTCTTAAAATCCTTGAGGCTGAAGCATGCTTTAAAGAAGTTTAACCATAATACTTTTGGAGATATTGGTTTGAAATATGATTTGGCTAAAGAAAATTACCAGGCTGCTCAGTTAAAAGCCCAAGCTTTCCCGTCTGAGTTTGGTTTCCAGCAAGATGTTAAGGAAGCTGCTGAAGCTTATATTGTTCAGGAAAAAATGTTCTATAGTTTTTTGTCCCAAAGGAGTAAAGTTGACTGGTTACAGAAGGGAGACATGAATACTGCTTTCTTTTTTGCTTTTCTAAATGTGAATATGCATGAAACTTCGCTATCCTTAATTCCTAAGGTGGCCAATCCTTCTCGAGCTATTGATTATAGGCCAATTGCTTGTTGCACTACATTATATAAATGTATAGCTAAGCTAATTTGCTCTCGTTTGGCGTTGGTCCTCCCTGCGATTGTTCAGTCAAACCAGGGGGCGTTTATTAGGGGTCGCTCAATAGCTCATAATATCATGATCTTTCAAGATCTTATTAAAAATTATGGTCGGGCTGTCACTTCTCCAAGATGTGCCATAAAGATTGATTTGAGCAAGGCTTATGACACGGTAGATTGGCAATTCCTTGAGGACCTCTTAAATGCTCTTTGTTTTCCTATGAAGTTTATAGGTTGGATTATGAAGTGTTTGAGAAATACTTCTTATTCGTTACTCATGAATGGTCGGGTGCAAGGGAAATTCAAGGGTAAGAAGGGGCTGCGTCAGGGGGATCCAATGTCACCTCTATTATTTGTTCTTATCATGGAATATTTGACTCGGAGACTTCAACTTGCTGCTCTTGATCCTTCATTCAGATTTCACCCTATGTGCAAGATTTTAAAGCTTATCAATCTCTGTTTTGCTGATGACTTAATCCTCTTTTGTAAGGGTACTCACTCGGCTGTTTTTACTCTCAAAGTTGCTCTTGGTGATTTCAGTTCAGCCACTGGTTTGACCATAAATTCAGCCAAGTCTCAAATCTTTTTTGGCGGAGTTTCTTCTATTGTGAGAACCTTCATTTCTCAGGAGATGAATCTTATGGTAGGTTCCTTTCCGCTCAAATACCTTGGGGTTCCTATGAGGCCTACTAAATGGCGTCACGAGGACTGTGATATAATTTTGCAAAAAATCATATTAAGGCTTAACTCTTGGTCTAGTAGACACCTCTCCTATGCAGGTCATATGCAGCTTATCCATTCGGTTTTATTTGGCCTCCGTAACTATTGGATGAGTATCTTTGTCTTACCTCAGAGTGTGGTCAAGGAAATTGAGAAATTGTGTCGCAGCTTCCTTTGGGGTAGTGCTGGTCTGAGAAGTAAACCTCATCTAGCTTCTTGGAAGAAGGTTTGCCTTCCAAAAGCTTATGGCGGTCTTGGTTTCCGAGATGGTGCTCTTTGGAATAGAGCTATTCTTGCCAAGTATATATGGGCATTATCTGAGCAGCCTGAGATTTTATGGGTGAAATGGGTTAACTCTATATATTTGAAAGGTCTCAGTTTTTGGAGTTATACTGTAAAATCTGATTGTAGCTGGTATTGGCGGAAGTTGTGTCGCATAAGGGAGAATTTTGGTCTCTCTGAGATTCAGGCAGCTGGTAGAGTTGGGAAGTTTCAGCCATCCAAGTTGTATAATTCGGCTCTAAACCAACAGATTGTTAGTTACTGTTCGGCGGTCTGGTGTAAGCTCACGTTACCTAAGCATAGGTTCATGCTTTGGCAAGTGATTAATGAGCAGCTCCTCACTCGGGATAATCTTTTGAAGCTGCATATTCTGGTGCCTGTTCATCTGTGTCCAGTTTGTGGTTGCTTTCCTGAAAGTCACCATCATCTGTTCTTCTCTTGCTGTCTCTCTAAACAGGTGCTTCAGCTGCTGTTTATCTGGTTTGGCTTCTCTGCCTGGCCGAGTGACTACACCAGTTGGAGTGCTTGGCTTGGAAGACCTCGGCGTGGTCTGATGGCAGCAATCCTTAATCTTGTTGTTGCTGCAACTGTTTACAGCATTTGGAGGAATAGGAATAGAAGCTTATTTGATGACTATTCTTTATCAGCTAACTGTCTTATAAATGAGATTAAATGTGTAGTTAAATATAGAATTTACTTGGTTAATTTTAGAAATTTTTCAGTCCCTGAGCAATCCTTTTTAAGGCATTTAACATGTAATTAG